The following proteins come from a genomic window of Kocuria palustris:
- the nadD gene encoding nicotinate-nucleotide adenylyltransferase, with amino-acid sequence MSETSELSIVAERQAQDPARARAPQGIQVPPRRPGRTRLGVMGGTFDPIHHGHLVAASEVAAVFDLDEVVFVPTGQPWQKSGSEVSDAEHRYLMTVVATAANPRFSVSRVDIDRHGPTYTVDTLRDLNELRPDSDLFFITGADVLSEILSWHGAEDIWDLAHFVGVTRPGHELSVPEGAGDVVLLEVPAMAISSTDCRARVRSGQPVWYLVPDGVVQYIGKYGLYRPGDDHRWPADTLGTA; translated from the coding sequence GTGTCGGAGACCTCCGAGCTGAGCATCGTGGCCGAGCGCCAGGCGCAGGATCCAGCGCGCGCTCGGGCCCCGCAGGGGATCCAGGTGCCGCCGCGGCGCCCCGGGCGCACCAGGCTCGGCGTCATGGGCGGCACGTTCGACCCCATCCACCACGGGCACCTGGTCGCCGCCTCCGAGGTGGCCGCAGTGTTCGATCTGGATGAGGTCGTGTTCGTGCCGACCGGTCAGCCCTGGCAGAAGTCCGGCTCCGAGGTCTCGGACGCCGAGCATCGCTACCTGATGACCGTGGTGGCCACGGCGGCCAATCCGCGCTTCAGCGTCTCGCGCGTGGACATCGATCGCCACGGGCCCACGTACACCGTGGACACCCTTCGGGACCTGAATGAGCTGCGTCCGGATTCGGACCTGTTCTTCATCACCGGCGCGGATGTCCTCAGCGAGATCCTCTCCTGGCACGGGGCGGAGGACATCTGGGACCTGGCGCACTTCGTCGGCGTGACGCGGCCGGGCCATGAGCTCAGCGTCCCCGAGGGCGCCGGCGATGTCGTCCTGCTGGAGGTCCCCGCCATGGCGATCTCGTCCACGGACTGCCGCGCCAGGGTGCGCAGCGGTCAGCCCGTCTGGTATCTGGTGCCGGACGGCGTGGTCCAGTACATCGGCAAGTACGGTCTCTACCGTCCCGGTGACGACCACCGCTGGCCCGCCGATACCCTCGGCACCGCCTGA
- the rsfS gene encoding ribosome silencing factor, translated as MSIPETSLEYLRTAARAADDKKAENIVAIDVSEALAIVDSFLIASAPNERQVASIVDAIEEELQDKHDLKPLRREGRAEGRWVLLDFGDVVVHVQHDEERAFYALERLWGDAPTIDLGLAEAAAEPSAG; from the coding sequence ATGAGCATTCCCGAGACCTCCCTGGAGTACCTCCGCACGGCGGCGCGCGCCGCCGATGACAAGAAGGCCGAGAACATCGTGGCCATCGACGTGAGCGAGGCGCTGGCCATCGTCGATTCGTTCCTGATCGCCTCGGCGCCCAACGAGCGTCAGGTGGCCTCGATCGTCGATGCGATCGAGGAGGAGCTGCAGGACAAGCACGATCTGAAGCCCCTCCGCCGCGAGGGCCGCGCCGAGGGCCGCTGGGTGCTGTTGGACTTCGGCGACGTCGTCGTTCACGTCCAGCACGACGAGGAGCGGGCGTTCTACGCGCTCGAGCGCCTGTGGGGCGATGCCCCCACGATCGATCTGGGGCTGGCCGAGGCCGCGGCGGAGCCGTCGGCAGGCTGA
- a CDS encoding FAD-dependent oxidoreductase, which produces MSSELSVELLVIGWGKAGKTLAKRWAATGRSVAMVEKSPQMYGGTCINIACVPTKDLIVSAQRRRPQDDPQEYFTQAVAGRDSLIGKLNAANHRMLEGQAELVDGTARFIGPRKVAVDTADGELIITAETVVLGTGAVPAHPDIPGIDLPRVYDSTSIQHAGPLPQRLAIIGGGFIGLEFAQMFQHFGSQVTVLDSDEHFLRRAEPVVAESVRQVLTEAGVVVRQSARVQQIRQDGEALVLELADGQVQADAVLVAAGRTPATADLNLEAAGIETDDRGFVAVDDQVRTSAEGVYAVGDVNGGPQFTYISLDDHRIVWDQLIGSGQRSRADRVAEPSTTFLTPPLSQVGMGPEEAVRAGHSVLYAAKDVASIAAMPRPKIVGETDGVITFTVDAQTRQVLGASLFCLDSQEVVNLVALAIRAGVTADELLNGIWTHPSSTEALNEVLGELKPYPGETA; this is translated from the coding sequence ATGAGCTCAGAGCTGTCCGTCGAACTGCTGGTGATCGGCTGGGGCAAGGCGGGCAAGACGCTCGCAAAGCGCTGGGCCGCGACCGGCAGATCCGTGGCCATGGTGGAGAAGAGCCCTCAGATGTACGGCGGCACCTGCATCAACATCGCCTGCGTTCCCACCAAGGATCTGATCGTCTCGGCGCAGCGGCGCCGCCCGCAGGATGATCCGCAGGAGTACTTCACGCAGGCTGTGGCCGGGCGCGACTCGCTGATCGGCAAGCTCAATGCGGCCAACCACCGGATGCTCGAGGGCCAGGCAGAGCTGGTGGACGGAACCGCTCGGTTCATCGGCCCGCGGAAGGTCGCGGTGGACACGGCCGACGGCGAGCTGATCATCACCGCGGAGACGGTCGTGCTGGGCACCGGTGCCGTGCCCGCGCACCCGGACATCCCCGGCATCGATCTGCCTCGGGTCTACGACTCGACGTCCATCCAGCACGCGGGTCCCCTGCCGCAGCGCCTGGCGATCATCGGCGGCGGGTTCATCGGACTGGAGTTCGCCCAGATGTTCCAGCACTTCGGCTCCCAGGTCACCGTGCTGGATTCCGACGAGCATTTCCTGCGCCGCGCCGAACCTGTCGTGGCGGAGTCGGTGCGCCAGGTGCTCACGGAGGCCGGCGTCGTCGTGCGGCAGAGCGCCCGGGTGCAGCAGATCCGGCAGGACGGCGAGGCCCTCGTGCTGGAGCTGGCCGACGGCCAGGTCCAGGCTGATGCCGTGCTGGTGGCTGCAGGCCGCACCCCGGCCACCGCCGACCTGAACCTGGAGGCAGCCGGCATCGAGACCGACGACCGGGGCTTCGTGGCGGTCGATGATCAGGTGCGCACGAGCGCTGAGGGCGTGTACGCGGTGGGCGACGTCAACGGCGGCCCGCAGTTCACCTACATCTCCCTGGACGACCACCGCATCGTCTGGGATCAGCTCATCGGCTCCGGGCAGCGCAGCCGCGCCGACCGCGTGGCCGAGCCGAGCACGACGTTCCTCACTCCCCCGCTGTCCCAGGTGGGCATGGGCCCGGAGGAAGCCGTGCGTGCAGGGCACTCGGTTCTCTACGCGGCCAAGGACGTGGCCTCGATCGCCGCCATGCCGCGGCCCAAGATCGTGGGCGAGACCGACGGCGTCATCACCTTCACTGTGGACGCGCAGACCCGGCAGGTGCTGGGCGCCTCGCTGTTCTGCCTCGACTCGCAGGAGGTGGTCAACCTGGTGGCTCTGGCCATCCGCGCGGGTGTCACCGCCGACGAGCTGCTGAACGGCATCTGGACCCACCCCTCCAGCACAGAGGCGCTCAACGAGGTGCTCGGCGAGCTGAAGCCCTATCCGGGCGAGACCGCCTGA
- a CDS encoding sugar O-acetyltransferase: MSNDHFAGDDRSHWQRMLDGDPYVADGPEFAEASRRATRLCDAFHRAVVDVDPGSRELLQELLGHLGEDAAVRPPLYVDYGSRISIGARSFVNFNLTALDVAPITIGEDCQLGPNVQLLTPTHPVEPGPRRDKLEDAEPITLGDNVWLGGGVIVCPGVSIGENTVVGAGSVVTRDLPANVIAVGNPAKVIREIQAD; the protein is encoded by the coding sequence ATGTCGAACGATCACTTCGCAGGAGACGACCGCAGCCACTGGCAGCGCATGCTCGACGGCGACCCGTACGTCGCCGACGGCCCCGAGTTCGCTGAAGCCTCTCGCCGCGCTACGCGCCTCTGCGATGCCTTCCACCGCGCCGTCGTCGACGTCGATCCCGGCTCCCGCGAGCTGCTCCAGGAGCTGCTCGGGCACCTGGGTGAGGATGCGGCCGTGCGCCCCCCGCTCTATGTGGACTACGGCAGCCGCATCAGCATCGGCGCCCGGTCCTTCGTGAACTTCAACCTCACCGCCTTGGACGTCGCGCCGATCACCATCGGGGAGGACTGTCAGCTCGGTCCCAACGTCCAGCTGCTGACGCCCACCCACCCCGTGGAACCCGGCCCTCGACGGGACAAGCTCGAGGATGCCGAGCCGATCACGCTGGGCGACAACGTCTGGCTCGGCGGCGGCGTGATCGTGTGCCCCGGCGTGAGCATCGGCGAGAACACCGTGGTGGGCGCAGGATCCGTGGTCACCAGGGATCTGCCCGCGAACGTGATCGCCGTCGGCAACCCCGCCAAGGTCATCCGCGAGATCCAGGCCGACTGA
- a CDS encoding Ltp family lipoprotein: MGQRVRRTTAGIASGLAAVLLLSACGSGEDAEKDSTSSASASASASPGTEPTETETPTETATEASAAPTDQPAAEQPAETPAEAQDPSAGPTPDETPVPADVGQDPFAEESGVGPAPGEVPVPADVDQNPFGEDAAAGGPGAVPQGTATAAAQNYLDFTNFSRSGLIEQLEYEGYSNSEATAAVDGLTVDYAQQAAGSAQSYIDMSGFSRSGLVDQLVYEGYTPDQAESGVSSLSVDYSEQAGRSAQSYLDLMPMSRAELVDQLIYEGYTPEEAAAGADSAGL, from the coding sequence ATGGGACAGCGCGTCCGCAGGACCACCGCAGGGATCGCATCGGGATTGGCCGCCGTGCTGCTGCTCAGCGCCTGCGGCTCGGGGGAGGATGCCGAGAAGGACTCGACGTCCTCCGCATCTGCCTCTGCCTCTGCCTCGCCGGGCACTGAGCCGACCGAGACCGAGACGCCCACCGAGACCGCCACGGAGGCATCCGCCGCGCCGACCGATCAGCCTGCCGCCGAGCAGCCGGCGGAAACCCCGGCTGAGGCTCAGGATCCTTCCGCCGGGCCGACTCCGGACGAGACTCCTGTCCCGGCGGACGTCGGTCAGGACCCCTTCGCCGAGGAGTCGGGCGTCGGTCCGGCCCCGGGCGAGGTCCCGGTGCCGGCGGACGTCGATCAGAACCCGTTCGGCGAGGACGCCGCCGCAGGCGGCCCCGGGGCTGTGCCGCAGGGCACGGCGACGGCAGCGGCGCAGAACTATCTGGACTTCACGAACTTCTCTCGCAGCGGCCTGATCGAGCAGCTCGAGTACGAGGGCTACTCGAACTCTGAGGCCACGGCGGCGGTGGACGGGCTGACCGTGGATTACGCCCAGCAGGCCGCTGGAAGTGCACAGAGCTACATCGACATGTCCGGCTTCAGCCGCTCCGGGCTGGTCGATCAGCTCGTCTATGAGGGCTACACCCCTGACCAGGCCGAATCCGGGGTGAGCAGCCTGAGCGTGGACTACTCGGAACAGGCGGGCCGGTCGGCACAGAGCTATCTGGATCTGATGCCGATGTCACGCGCGGAGCTCGTGGATCAGCTGATCTACGAGGGGTACACGCCTGAGGAGGCCGCCGCAGGAGCGGACAGTGCCGGTCTGTGA
- a CDS encoding winged helix-turn-helix transcriptional regulator, whose product MTSQETTPQIVHGQAEQPTAELGADVMAKACASRSVLHHVTGRWGALTMVALSRSEGPARFGELRRAIEGISDRMLSQTLSELEHDGLVVRTVHSAIPPHVDYALTELGAAVAEPLTALITTIEADLPAVLEARKVHDDCA is encoded by the coding sequence ATGACTTCGCAGGAGACGACACCCCAGATCGTGCACGGGCAGGCCGAGCAGCCCACGGCAGAGCTCGGTGCTGATGTCATGGCGAAGGCCTGCGCGTCGCGCTCCGTGCTGCATCACGTCACGGGCCGATGGGGCGCCCTGACCATGGTCGCGCTCTCCCGCAGCGAGGGCCCAGCACGCTTCGGCGAGCTGCGCCGGGCCATCGAGGGGATCAGCGACCGCATGCTCTCCCAGACTCTCAGCGAGCTCGAGCACGACGGCCTGGTGGTGCGAACCGTGCACAGCGCCATCCCGCCGCACGTGGACTACGCCCTGACGGAACTCGGCGCGGCCGTGGCCGAGCCTCTCACTGCGCTCATCACCACGATCGAGGCGGATCTGCCCGCCGTGCTGGAGGCCCGGAAGGTGCACGACGACTGCGCGTGA
- a CDS encoding SDR family oxidoreductase encodes MSIAVTGATGQLGHQVIESLIERQVEPREIVAVVRNADKAQDLADRGVRVAVAAYEDADALKAALEGVQRLVMVSGSEIGKRVAQHSNVIQAAQAAGVQLIAYTSLLGVETSTLNLAPEHRETEQLLAESGIGHVLLRNGWYWENYASAIAPAREYGKMFGAAGTARVNGAARRDYAEAAAAVITMEAQEGRVYELAGDPALSYPEIAARIGGLLEREVDYIDQTVEEYAQVLQQAGLPEQVAGFVAEMDRGIADGALESDSRDLQTLLGRPATTIAQALADSV; translated from the coding sequence ATGAGCATCGCCGTCACCGGAGCCACCGGACAGCTGGGCCATCAGGTCATCGAATCCCTCATCGAGCGCCAGGTCGAGCCGCGGGAGATCGTCGCCGTCGTGCGCAATGCCGACAAGGCGCAGGACCTCGCCGACCGCGGTGTCCGGGTCGCGGTCGCCGCCTACGAGGACGCCGACGCCCTGAAGGCCGCTCTCGAGGGCGTGCAGCGCCTGGTGATGGTCTCCGGCAGCGAGATCGGCAAGCGCGTGGCGCAGCACTCCAACGTCATCCAGGCTGCTCAGGCGGCCGGTGTGCAGCTGATCGCCTACACGTCGCTGCTGGGTGTCGAGACCTCGACCCTGAACCTGGCCCCCGAGCATCGGGAGACCGAGCAGCTGCTGGCCGAGTCCGGCATCGGCCACGTGCTGCTGCGCAACGGCTGGTACTGGGAGAACTACGCCTCGGCGATCGCCCCGGCCCGCGAGTACGGGAAGATGTTCGGGGCCGCCGGAACGGCCCGTGTGAACGGAGCCGCGCGCAGGGACTACGCCGAGGCCGCCGCGGCCGTGATCACGATGGAGGCCCAGGAGGGCCGGGTCTACGAGCTGGCCGGCGACCCTGCCCTGAGCTACCCCGAGATCGCTGCGCGCATCGGCGGGCTGCTCGAGCGCGAGGTCGACTACATCGATCAGACCGTCGAGGAGTACGCGCAGGTGCTGCAGCAGGCCGGGCTGCCGGAGCAGGTCGCCGGGTTCGTCGCCGAGATGGACCGCGGGATCGCCGACGGCGCCCTGGAGTCGGACAGC